The DNA segment ttaatggtaatattaataacaggacattgttgcgtgaataaacacttatataccataggtaactcaactagtcccttctgtaggacatgtaaggaagtagatgagacggttgaacatattctgttagcttgtccacctactacagaaacaagattatctattttttggaccaacagagcgcctacctcagctattgaaacacccaggcctgctactccagtttactcgggagctaggctggctgagctgaaatcaaggttgactggtagagaatgctcttagcattaagtccacctgattgtacatctacttttgtaaatcgtgcaataaaagcataaataaagaaataaatatgtacaaaggttctactcgagagagccaagtacaggaacttcacctcAAGGATGCATGGAATGTTAGCTGTCACCAAAGCTCTGCGTATGATATCGTTGAAGGCACAGTGACGGGGCAACCTCTCGGCACACCTCGTGCAGCTGAGAGCATGGTGGCCGTCTGCCTTTACCATCACCCCACAGATGTACTTGTGTGAGGCACAGACATCCAAactcaaactaaaaaaataaacatacaaaggtgaaatattaaaacatcAAAACTATCAGTAgtcaatttttattaatgcgAACTGTGCCGCTTAAGGTGAGCTTCGTCTATTCAGAGTCAGAGTAGGGTTCGACCGAGAGGTACGAGTCCCAGGTGTAGTTGAAGTACTTGGGGGCAGCCCTGGGGTCAGCGACGAACTGGCCTTCCCTGGGGATGATCTTGGCCTCTTCCTGCTCCAGACGGTAGAGAAGGATCTGAGCCAGCTGAGGAAGCTCCTCAGACAGGTCTCGCAGCTCGCAAGGGTCCGCGATGATGTCGTACAGGCACCAAGACTCTATAAAAAGAATGAAAAATTAAGAATCAGAGAATTAGAACAAATAAGGTGTTCAATAGaagatttaaaaatgtattgaaaAATATAGTACCTGCAGTAGGACTGCAAGGCTTGGGGACGACATCGCCGCAAGTGACGATAGCCTCATCGCGGTCAGCCATGACGTCAGCGTCCAGAGGGATGCCGATGGTCTCCAGAGACTCCCAGGCCTTGCTGTCGCGCAGCTTCTGCTTGTAGTCTGGGGGAGTTCCGATGATGCCGCGGAGGTCTTCACCGTAGTGCTTGCTGAGAGACTCCTCGATGGTTCCCTTGATGAGCTTGTGGCGGCCGAGGGTGACGGAGGAGTGGTTGAAGTAGTCGTCGATCTCGAAGATCTCGGTACGGGGAGAGGGCTTGTTCTCGATGATGTGGCTCCACATGGGGATACCGTCCAGACCGGCGGGGATCTTCTCACCGATGGCCTCGAGCAGAGTGGGGACCCAGTCAGCGGCGTGCATGTTGCCGTCGTAAACATTTCCGCGCCAAGAGTTTCCGGGAGCGACCTCGGGTCCGGCCCAGATCATGGCGTTACCACGGATGCCTCCCTCCCAGGGAGACTTCTTGACTCCTCTCAGGGGGTAGTTGGAACCAGAGTTGGCGCCGAGACCGACGGTGGGGGCACCGTTGTCAGTGGAAAAGGTGATGATGGTGTTCTCGAGCATGCCCTTCTTCTCGAGGGTAGCGACGATTTCTCCGATACTGTCGTCCAGTTTCTTAACCATAGCTGGAAAAGCGGAGACAGTTGTTTAAAAGATGATCAATAATTGAGGTATGTGCATTCATGATAATAAGTGTAGTATAGATGTAGTTACCGGCGAAGATACGTCTGGGGTGGAGCTCGACGTGCCTCTGGGCGCGGACCTCTTCAGGAGGGGCCTGCAGGGAGGCGTCTTCGTTGCCGTTGTGGGGCGCGTGGTGGGTCAGCAGCAGGTACAGGGGCTCGGAGACGTTGTGGTTCTCAATGACTGAAATATATTCATTCGATTAGTTACCCACAAACCTTTCAACAGGAGAAACTACTGCTCTATTTCATGGTAAGTCTACATAACTGAATtactttaaatttatgtaacaAGCGTATCGTCAATCTACTTACTGGTGGTGGACTTCTCGGTGTAGACGTCGGTGATGTATCCCTCGGTGGTCCAGTCGGGCTTCAGGTCGTCGAACAGACACAGTCCAGTGACTGGCTTGCCGTCAAGCTATGGCAATAAACAATCATAATTACAGGTGTGTTTTAGCAGATGTTATAATTGTCTTCAGGAAGATTCATCCAGGAGATTGAAAACAGAAAGACTGATGTCCCAAATATTGCATCAA comes from the Plutella xylostella chromosome 9, ilPluXylo3.1, whole genome shotgun sequence genome and includes:
- the LOC105390608 gene encoding arylsulfatase B-like, producing the protein MAILHQVVVILGAALCVSAATKPHVIMIMADDMGWDDTSTHGSKSVLTPNLDVLTRSGVSLHRYYTHAVCSPARTAVLTGKYAHTLGMQGMPLSNAEERGIPLEERLISQYLQDAGYRTQIVGKWHVGHAFFEQLPTYRGFENHFGVRGGFIDYYEYNAQSRLDGKPVTGLCLFDDLKPDWTTEGYITDVYTEKSTTIIENHNVSEPLYLLLTHHAPHNGNEDASLQAPPEEVRAQRHVELHPRRIFAAMVKKLDDSIGEIVATLEKKGMLENTIITFSTDNGAPTVGLGANSGSNYPLRGVKKSPWEGGIRGNAMIWAGPEVAPGNSWRGNVYDGNMHAADWVPTLLEAIGEKIPAGLDGIPMWSHIIENKPSPRTEIFEIDDYFNHSSVTLGRHKLIKGTIEESLSKHYGEDLRGIIGTPPDYKQKLRDSKAWESLETIGIPLDADVMADRDEAIVTCGDVVPKPCSPTAESWCLYDIIADPCELRDLSEELPQLAQILLYRLEQEEAKIIPREGQFVADPRAAPKYFNYTWDSYLSVEPYSDSE